The genomic interval AGAATTCGCAATTAAACCCAATCTGCGAACGACCCGGAGTTGTGTTTTTTGCCCTGTTTCCTTTGTCTAACGCGAATGGATATTCTCTGCTCTTCATCGATTATCTCACCAAGGCTGCCACATTCAGCATACCTTGCAAACCCAAAAACGCGCTGGACCTGATCAGGGACATTCGGGTCGCCGTTTTGGATCATTTAAGAGCATACGGACAGCCCTTGGCCCTAATTTGCATGAACCCCTGTCGAGGAACGAACGGATGGCTTGGAAGCGTACTTCAGAAGGCATTCAAGCACATGGTACCTTTCGATACGGTAGTGTCCATCTACGAACTTCGGGCCCGCTCACTTCCATCCCGAATAGCTGAAGTTTTCGAAGAAGCAACTACAGCTGTGAGAGACCCCAATGATACCTTGAAAAATAGCCAACCATTCTGTTTCCTCAGAACCCAGAACACCCACGAGACTTGGGAGCATCTCGTGTTGGGCCATTTTATGACTCTTCAGAATCGCTCCTTTGTAAGACATCCTCGAGACCTGGAGTCGGGTGCTACATCTGATAATATGAATATCTGTTTTCACATCATCTACGAAGTGAATCTCTCTCTGCCTTCATCTAAGATAAGCAACGAGGCATGGTCTTGTATATTCTTTCCCAATCCCTTTCCAAAAGCGAAGCTTGACCTATTCAAGCCAGAGAAAATGCCCAGAGCTCTCGAGAATGAACTCAAGGAAGTTACAGCGCTATCCCTCGATTTCACACTTTCTCCCGAGACACCTGCTTTACCTGCAGACATGCTGGAGTTTGATGAGACTTCTAGACGCATCGTTGCATTTTGCTTCCGAAAGAGGCGTGACAGGGTCTTGCCGAAGAATTTTGTGGAAGAGCTTGAGCTGAGAAAAATCAAGAGAGCGAGAAAGGATGCCGAGGAGTCGGAGAAGAGACCCGttgaagaagctgctgatAAGAAAAAGCAGCAGGAGGCTGAGAAACAGACTTCTGGTCTACAAAAcgcggaggaggaaaagatgCCACTTGCTGAAGAGCCTGCTGAGAGGCCGGCTGGAGAGAAACGACGATTAACAGCAGAAGCCGAGAAACAAGGGCTGGCTGAAGCAGAAGCTGAGAAATTGACGGTTACTGGAGTTGGACGCGTCAGACAGACTGAGGAAACTGAGAAACAGATACTGGTCGGCGAGGAAGCTGGAAGATTGCGACaagctgaggaggaggagattcaGGGATTGGGtgaggaggaagtggaggtggagagggCGAAGCCGGCTACTGAGGCTAAAGATGCTGCTGAAGATGAGAGCCAAAGACTTGCAGAAGAGTGTGAAGAGGTCGGGCGTCATAGACAGACAGAGGAGGGGGAGCGACTCAGACTGACAAAAGAGGAGAGAACGAAGCATGCTGACGAGGAAGAGAGGGCCAAACAGGCCGATCAGGTTATGGAGGCTATGGCATCTTTCACGGCCGAAAAGAAAAGACttgccgaggaggccgaaCGAGAAAGACTAGCCGATAAGGCGGCCGAGGAGCAGAGGTTGGCGATAGAAGCGGTAGACATGGAAAGGGCTGAGGCAGAGGAACAGAGCCGGCAGGAGGTGGCCATTTTGGACTCACCAGACGACAGCGAATCTTCCCAGGAGATACAGGTTGagaagactgctgctgaggaaGTGGCCGAGAATCTCAGGGTCCAAGAGGAATGGAGACGACAAGAGGCTGAAAgacagaaggagattgaggccaTCCTAGCGGCTGAAagaaaggagaaggctgctaAGGAAGCTGAGGTTGAGGCCGAGACCAAAGCTAATGCAAATATTGAGGCTGAAGCTGCTGACACCACTCTTACCGAAGAACGCCAAGCAGATTTGGAGGATGAAGAGGATCTGCCCCCTACTAATAACCCCATTACAGCATTCCTCAGAACTGTCAAGCTGGCTCTGAATCGAGCACCACCACCTAGGAAATAGAAGCTATCAAACGGCTtggaaatatatatacatcaATAATTTATAATTTAATATTCAATGGCAGCTACAGGATATCCCACTGGTAAGTCTTATCGGTATGTGTTTAGTAAGTTTTCATGATATGTAAGGGGGGTTGGCATCTTTGGGGTCTACTAAGTAGCAGGGAAACTGACATGGGACTGTTTAGAAGAATGAAATCATAATTTTACTACCAAAATATGTTATTATTCCCGCACTTATTTCCAAATATCTCTATCATCACATTCTGGAGCTTTCCATCTGATTCTGACgacttcttcctcctgcACCCTAAAAATTCGTCGGCATAATGCATGCATCAACGATGCACATTTTTTCGCCACTGACCAACCTCTCCGAACCTAAACCGCCTCGGCAAGGGATATATAAACCCCCTCTACGTCCCACTTTTTcaatcagaatcagaccaGTTCACTCTGagtcattctggagatggaaggtGCCTTTTATAGCCTGCTGAGATGCAGAGCTGATAAGCAGACCTGTCTCATACAACGAGGACCGCTTCGCTAGCCATGTCCGTTGAATTGTTTGGGCAATGACGCGTTTACCGCATGAGCCCTTTTCGGTCAAGAGACTCTCGCTATGACGCATTGAAAAAGATGTATGAGCCTGAGAATGTGGCGACAGCTTCTGATTGGGCGTTTGAGCTGAGATTTGGTTTCTCGGGCGAGTTCAACACCAGAGGCGAGTACAGACCGCCTGCGGCCAAGTG from Yarrowia lipolytica chromosome 1F, complete sequence carries:
- a CDS encoding uncharacterized protein (Compare to YALI0F32175g, no similarity), translating into MEDRLQQRVRETLSLPKVFDRLDSYFLFFSAWYRRVSKDYTLQEPEEYEKERQNAAFIVDNDSNTGEEVVRVTRDHVPWVVLAAHFMTGCSTNATYVSELLEKRLNIGRIPKEMVESIIAWSISGMHMDEKLALQALEARLDETESGRALTQSLKDKMQRTIWDKVFQHHLKNSQLNPICERPGVVFFALFPLSNANGYSLLFIDYLTKAATFSIPCKPKNALDLIRDIRVAVLDHLRAYGQPLALICMNPCRGTNGWLGSVLQKAFKHMVPFDTVVSIYELRARSLPSRIAEVFEEATTAVRDPNDTLKNSQPFCFLRTQNTHETWEHLVLGHFMTLQNRSFVRHPRDLESGATSDNMNICFHIIYEVNLSLPSSKISNEAWSCIFFPNPFPKAKLDLFKPEKMPRALENELKEVTALSLDFTLSPETPALPADMLEFDETSRRIVAFCFRKRRDRVLPKNFVEELELRKIKRARKDAEESEKRPVEEAADKKKQQEAEKQTSGLQNAEEEKMPLAEEPAERPAGEKRRLTAEAEKQGLAEAEAEKLTVTGVGRVRQTEETEKQILVGEEAGRLRQAEEEEIQGLGEEEVEVERAKPATEAKDAAEDESQRLAEECEEVGRHRQTEEGERLRLTKEERTKHADEEERAKQADQVMEAMASFTAEKKRLAEEAERERLADKAAEEQRLAIEAVDMERAEAEEQSRQEVAILDSPDDSESSQEIQVEKTAAEEVAENLRVQEEWRRQEAERQKEIEAILAAERKEKAAKEAEVEAETKANANIEAEAADTTLTEERQADLEDEEDLPPTNNPITAFLRTVKLALNRAPPPRK